The genomic stretch GCGAAACTCGACAGCATCGCCGAGATGGTCGAGAGCGTCGCCGAACGGGAAGATCCCCTCGGTGAGACGCTTGCGGCCCGGGAGCTGGACGAGGACCTCGAACTGTACAAGGTCGCCGTGCCGATCGGCGTCGTCGGCACGATCTTCGAGTCGCGGCCGGACGCGCTGGTCCAGATCGCCGCCCTCGCGCTCAAGTCCGGCAACGCCGTCATCCTCAAGGGCGGCAGCGAGGCCAGCGAGTCCAACCGCGTCCTCTACGAACTCATCCGCGAGGCGACCGCCGAGCTGCCCGACGGCTGGGTCCAGCTCATCGAAGCCCACGAGGAGGTCGACGCGCTGCTGGAGATGGACGACAAGGTGGACCTGCTGATGCCCCGTGGCTCCTCGGAGTTCGTCTCCTACATCCAGAACAACACCCAGATCCCCGTGCTGGGGCACACGGAAGGGGTCTGTCACGTCTACGTCGACGAGGCCGCCGACCTCGAACAGGCCGAGGAGATCGCCTTCGACGCCAAGGTCCAGTACCCGGCGGTCTGTAACGCCGTCGAGACGCTGCTGGTCGACGACAGCGTCGCAGAGACGTTCCTGCCGGCCATCGTCGAGCGCTACGAGGCGGCCGGCGTCGAACTCCGCGGTGACGAGGCGACCCGCGAGATCGTCGACGTGGGCGAGGCGACCGACGACGACTGGGACAGCGAGTACGGCGACCTCGAACTGTCGATCAAGGTCGTCTCGGACGTGTACGAGGCCGTCGAGCACGTCAACGCTCACGGCTCGAAACACACCGAGTCGATCGTCACGGAGAACGCCGACACCGCCGAGCTGTTCATGACCGGCATCGACGCCGCGAGCGTCTTCCACAACGCCTCGACGCGCTTTGCCGACGGCTACCGCTACGGCCTCGGCGCGGAGGTCGGCATCTCGACGGGGAAGATTCACGCTCGCGGCCCGGTCGGCCTGGCCGGGCTGACGACCTACAAGTACTACCTCGAAGGCGACGGCCAGCTCGTGGCCACCTACGCGGGCGACGACGCCAGAGCCTTCACCCACGAAGCGTTCGACGGCGAGTGGACGCCCGGCCGTCTCGCCGACGAGTAGCGGGACAGTCGCTCTGACAGCGGGGCCCCCTCGGTCGGCCCAGCGGTCCGGCGTCTATATAGCCCTCACGCCCGGTCGGTACCACGACGTACCGTCCCCACCCGATGATCGCGGTATAGAGATATAATATAAAGCACCTTTATCGGGATTGCCGGACCACCGCGTGTGACAGATCACACACGACGCGGGTTCCTGACCGTGGCGGGCTCGGCGACGGCCGCC from Halomicrobium mukohataei DSM 12286 encodes the following:
- a CDS encoding glutamate-5-semialdehyde dehydrogenase, with translation MTEYDTESQVTDAQHAALRLANVDEETRDAALESIADAIRDHEAEVREANATDVEAAEAMLERGEYTQALVDRLKLDDAKLDSIAEMVESVAEREDPLGETLAARELDEDLELYKVAVPIGVVGTIFESRPDALVQIAALALKSGNAVILKGGSEASESNRVLYELIREATAELPDGWVQLIEAHEEVDALLEMDDKVDLLMPRGSSEFVSYIQNNTQIPVLGHTEGVCHVYVDEAADLEQAEEIAFDAKVQYPAVCNAVETLLVDDSVAETFLPAIVERYEAAGVELRGDEATREIVDVGEATDDDWDSEYGDLELSIKVVSDVYEAVEHVNAHGSKHTESIVTENADTAELFMTGIDAASVFHNASTRFADGYRYGLGAEVGISTGKIHARGPVGLAGLTTYKYYLEGDGQLVATYAGDDARAFTHEAFDGEWTPGRLADE